DNA from Dehalococcoidia bacterium:
CATCAACCATCCGCCGTACTGGGTTCATCCGGCGGATCAGCGGACAGCGGTCGGCGCGACAATGCTCGTCAAGATTGATGGCCCGGTCGATTTCGGCTTCGAACCGATCCCGCCGAATTGGGACGGCCGCGAGTACTTTGCTGCCGCCGCGCCGACGATCTCCCGAGCCCGCCCTGTGCGCAACGTCATGCTGAACGATATCCCGTGGGAGCGTGTCTCTCTGCCGGACGGGCGCGACATGGGTTTCGAGGCGAAGCATCTCTACGACGACCCCGAAAGCGGCTGGACAACGTGGCTTATGCGTGCTCCCGCCGGCTGGCGGACCCAAGGCGGGCGCATCCGCGAGGGAGGAGAAGAGATTTTTCTCCTCGAAGGAGACCTCACGATCGAGGGGGTCGGGCGGCTCGTCGGCCGCAGCTACTACTGCGACCCCGACAAGACCATCACCGGAAAGTGGACAGAGCGCGGCTGCGTCGCGATCCGCTGGACGCGCGGCGGCGACTATGTCCTGCCCCCAATCCGGTTCTGACGGCTCGTCTCCTCTCAGCAGCGGCGTGTCTGAACGAGAGCGGCAGACGAAAAGGAGGTCAAGCGCGTGGCCAGCTCGCTGGTTCGGAGCATCGATGGGCCGATCATCTCGGTGACCGATCTCGCGCCCCATCGCGCGCTTTTTGAGGGGGTGTTCGGATTGGTGGACCGCGGCGGCGGAACGCTCGACGAGAGCGCGGTGGAGCGGCTGTGGGGCGTTCGCGGGCGCCGAGCCGAGACGCGGCTGCTGGAAACCCCGGGAACGTCAGCTGGAGTGCTCTTCGTTCGCTTTGAGCCCATCTCCCCGATCGCCATCCGCGCCGAGGCAGGACCGACTGACAGCGGGGCGCTCAAAGTTATCGACTTTGCAACCGCGGATTTCTCCGCCGCGCAGGACGCCCTCGCTCAGGCGGGTTTCCCGTTCAGCGCGCCGCCCGCAACCTATGCCGTGGCGAGCGGCAGCCGCTTTACGGAGGGGCACCTCAACGGACCAGACGCGATCACCTGCGCCGTGCTGGCCTTCCACGACGATCCTCTCGGGCGCTTCGCGCGCGTTACCGACCGGCTGTTCAGTGAAATCGTGGGCGTGTCAGCGCCGGTGGATGATCCTGCCTCGGCAGAGCAGTTCTACGCGGCGCTTGGGCTCGGCGTCGTCTACGAGTATGCCATCGGCGACGAGCGCTTCGGCGCAATGATCGGCAAGCGGGAGCAAAGCGTCGTCCGGGGCATCAACTACGGCCTTTCCGAGCGGGAGGTGATGATCGGCATCATCCACTACGGCCTGCCCGCTGGCGCGGCCTCCTCTCTTCGCGAACGCGCTCGGCTTCCCAACCGCGGGTTGGCTGCTCTTCGCCTCGTCGTCTCCTCAGTGACTGCCGCGGCCGCGGCGTGCCAACAAGGCGGAGGGACAGTGCTCGCCCCGCCTGCCGAGGTGACGCTGCCGCCGTGGGGAACGGTGCGGTCCCTCTCTGTCCAAGCCCCGCACGGCGTAGTGCATCACTTCATCGAACGTTAACGTTCTCGCTCTCAAGCGGCCGGCCGTTCCAGACGAAAGAAGCGGTAGAGAGGTCTCACAGGGCGCGAGTGGCGACAGCCCCCGGCTCGCGCAGGTGCGCCAGTGTCGCTGCTCTACCGCCAACCTATTGCTCGCTCGATCACGCTCATTACGGGTGCCTACCTCCTCTATTACCTCT
Protein-coding regions in this window:
- a CDS encoding DUF4437 domain-containing protein, whose protein sequence is MRRIAVPPTPLEAFPEVRTPQGTLRRVIVDEPAGPKTLVLTYPPGTRSRFADRGFEYHSCHEEIFLLDGYLQFGDWYDWSALGYINHPPYWVHPADQRTAVGATMLVKIDGPVDFGFEPIPPNWDGREYFAAAAPTISRARPVRNVMLNDIPWERVSLPDGRDMGFEAKHLYDDPESGWTTWLMRAPAGWRTQGGRIREGGEEIFLLEGDLTIEGVGRLVGRSYYCDPDKTITGKWTERGCVAIRWTRGGDYVLPPIRF